One window from the genome of Phocoena phocoena chromosome 15, mPhoPho1.1, whole genome shotgun sequence encodes:
- the ACHE gene encoding acetylcholinesterase isoform X2 produces MRPPWCPLHTPSLASPLLLLLFLLGGGAEAEGSEDPELLVTVRGGRLRGLRLMAPGGPVSAFLGIPFAEPPVGPRRFLPPEPKRPWPGVLNATAFQRVCYQYVDTLYPGFEGTEMWNPNRELSEDCLYLNVWTPYPRPASPTPVLVWIYGGGFYSGASSLDVYDGRFLAQAEGTVLVSMNYRVGAFGFLALPGSREAPGNVGLLDQRLALQWVQENVAAFGGDPTSVTLFGESAGAASVGMHLLSPPSRGLFHRAVLQSGAPNGPWATVGVGEARRRATLLARLVGCPPGGAGGNDTDLVACLRTRPSQNLVDHEWHVLPQESVFRFSFVPVVDGDFLSDTPEALINAGDFHGLQVLVGVVKDEGSYFLVYGAPGFSKDNESLISRAQFLAGVRVGVPQASDLAAEAVVLHYTDWLHPEDPARLREAMSDVVGDHNVVCPVAQLAGRLAAQGARVYAYIFEHRASTLSWPLWMGVPHGYEIEFIFGLPLEPSLNYTVEERTFAQRLMRYWANFARTGDPNDPRDPKAPQWPPYTAGAQQYVSLNLRPLEVRRGLRAQACAFWNRFLPKLLSATDTLDEAERQWKAEFHRWSSYMVHWKNQFDHYSKQDRCSDL; encoded by the exons ATGAGGCCCCCGTGGTGTCCCCTGCACACGCCCTCCCTGGCTTCCCcgctccttctcctcctcttcctcctgggaggaggggcagaggctgAGGGCTCAGAGGACCCAGAGCTGCTGGTGACGGTGCGTGGGGGCCGGCTACGGGGCCTCCGCCTAATGGCCCCTGGGGGCCCTGTCTCTGCTTTTCTGGGCATCCCCTTCGCAGAGCCACCTGTGGGCCCCCGTCGCTTTCTGCCACCAGAGCCCAAGCGGCCCTGGCCAGGGGTGCTGAATGCCACAGCCTTCCAAAGAGTCTGCTACCAATATGTAGACACCTTGTACCCCGGCTTTGAGGGCACCGAGATGTGGAACCCCAACCGTGAGCTGAGCGAGGACTGCCTCTACCTCAATGTGTGGACACCGTACCCCCGGCCTGCGTCCCCCACCCCTGTCCTCGTCTGGATCTACGGGGGTGGCTTCTACAGCGGGGCCTCCTCCCTGGACGTGTATGATGGTCGCTTCCTGGCCCAGGCCGAGGGGACTGTGCTGGTGTCCATGAACTACCGGGTGGGAGCCTTTGGCTTCTTGGCCCTGCCGGGGAGCCGGGAGGCCCCAGGCAATGTGGGTCTACTGGATCAGAGGCTGGCACTGCAGTGGGTGCAGGAGAACGTAGCAGCCTTCGGAGGGGATCCAACGTCAGTGACTCTGTTTGGGGAAAGCGCAGGTGCCGCCTCCGTGGGCATGCACCTGCTGTCCCCACCCAGCCGGGGCCTGTTCCACAGGGCCGTGCTGCAGAGCGGGGCACCCAATGGGCCCTGGGCCACAGTGGGTGTGGGAGAGGCCCGCCGCAGGGCCACGCTGCTGGCCCGCCTCGTGGGCTGTCCGCCTGGTGGGGCTGGTGGCAATGACACAGACCTGGTGGCCTGCCTGCGGACGCGGCCGTCTCAGAATCTGGTGGACCACGAGTGGCACGTGCTGCCTCAGGAAAGCGTCTTCCGCTTCTCCTTCGTGCCTGTGGTGGATGGAGACTTCCTCAGTGACACGCCCGAAGCCCTCATCAATGCTGGAGACTTCCATGGCCTGCAG GTGCTGGTGGGTGTGGTGAAGGATGAGGGATCCTATTTTCTGGTTTACGGGGCCCCAGGCTTCAGCAAAGACAACGAGTCTCTCATCAGCCGGGCCCAGTTCCTGGCCGGGGTGCGGGTCGGGGTCCCCCAGGCAAGTGACCTGGCTGCCGAGGCTGTGGTCCTGCATTACACAGACTGGCTGCACCCTGAGGACCCGGCGCGCCTGAGGGAGGCCATGAGTGATGTGGTGGGCGACCACAACGTCGTGTGCCCCGTAGCCCAGCTGGCTGGGCGACTGGCCGCCCAAGGCGCTCGCGTCTATGCCTACATCTTTGAACACCGTGCATCCACGCTCTCCTGGCCCCTCTGGATGGGGGTGCCCCACGGCTACGAGATCGAGTTTATCTTCGGGCTCCCCCTGGAACCCTCGCTAAACTACACTGTCGAGGAGAGAACTTTTGCCCAACGACTGATGAGATACTGGGCCAACTTCGCCCGCACAGG GGACCCCAATGACCCCCGAGACCCCAAAGCCCCGCAGTGGCCACCATACACGGCGGGAGCGCAGCAGTACGTGAGCCTGAACCTGCGGCCACTAGAGGTGCGGCGGGGGCTGCGCGCCCAGGCCTGCGCCTTCTGGAACCGCTTCCTACCCAAATTGCTCAGCGCCACCG ACACGCTGGACGAGGCTGAGCGCCAGTGGAAGGCTGAGTTCCACCGCTGGAGCTCCTACATGGTGCACTGGAAGAACCAGTTTGACCATTACAGCAAGCAGGATCGCTGCTCAGACCTGTGA
- the UFSP1 gene encoding inactive Ufm1-specific protease 1 has protein sequence MGDKPPGFRGSRSWIGCVEASLCLDHFGGPQGRLCHVPRGAGLQGELERLYSHFAGGGGPVMVGGDADARSKALLGVCLGPGTEAYVLVLDPHCWGAPKNPSELQAAGWVGWREVSTAFDPNSFYNLCLTSCNSKKQLPTLD, from the coding sequence ATGGGCGACAAGCCCCCCGGGTTCCGGGGCTCTCGGAGCTGGATCGGCTGTGTAGAGGCCAGCCTCTGCCTTGACCACTTCGGGGGTCCCCAAGGGCGCCTATGTCACGTGCCCCGTGGAGCAGGGCTTCAGGGGGAATTGGAGAGGCTTTATTCCCACTTCGCAGGGGGCGGGGGACCTGTAATGGTTGGAGGGGATGCGGATGCCCGGTCGAAGGCCTTGCTGGGAGTGTGCCTGGGGCCAGGCACGGAAGCCTACGTCCTGGTATTGGACCCTCACTGCTGGGGTGCCCCGAAAAACCCCAGTGAACTACAGGCTGCTGGCTGGGTGGGCTGGCGAGAGGTGAGCACAGCCTTTGACCCCAACTCCTTCTACAACCTGTGCTTGACCAGCTGTAACTCAAAAAAGCAGCTGCCCACCCTGGACTGA
- the ACHE gene encoding acetylcholinesterase isoform X1 has translation MRPPWCPLHTPSLASPLLLLLFLLGGGAEAEGSEDPELLVTVRGGRLRGLRLMAPGGPVSAFLGIPFAEPPVGPRRFLPPEPKRPWPGVLNATAFQRVCYQYVDTLYPGFEGTEMWNPNRELSEDCLYLNVWTPYPRPASPTPVLVWIYGGGFYSGASSLDVYDGRFLAQAEGTVLVSMNYRVGAFGFLALPGSREAPGNVGLLDQRLALQWVQENVAAFGGDPTSVTLFGESAGAASVGMHLLSPPSRGLFHRAVLQSGAPNGPWATVGVGEARRRATLLARLVGCPPGGAGGNDTDLVACLRTRPSQNLVDHEWHVLPQESVFRFSFVPVVDGDFLSDTPEALINAGDFHGLQVLVGVVKDEGSYFLVYGAPGFSKDNESLISRAQFLAGVRVGVPQASDLAAEAVVLHYTDWLHPEDPARLREAMSDVVGDHNVVCPVAQLAGRLAAQGARVYAYIFEHRASTLSWPLWMGVPHGYEIEFIFGLPLEPSLNYTVEERTFAQRLMRYWANFARTGDPNDPRDPKAPQWPPYTAGAQQYVSLNLRPLEVRRGLRAQACAFWNRFLPKLLSATASEVPCTCSGPDHGEAAPRPRPGLPLSLLLLLLFLLLSRLLRL, from the exons ATGAGGCCCCCGTGGTGTCCCCTGCACACGCCCTCCCTGGCTTCCCcgctccttctcctcctcttcctcctgggaggaggggcagaggctgAGGGCTCAGAGGACCCAGAGCTGCTGGTGACGGTGCGTGGGGGCCGGCTACGGGGCCTCCGCCTAATGGCCCCTGGGGGCCCTGTCTCTGCTTTTCTGGGCATCCCCTTCGCAGAGCCACCTGTGGGCCCCCGTCGCTTTCTGCCACCAGAGCCCAAGCGGCCCTGGCCAGGGGTGCTGAATGCCACAGCCTTCCAAAGAGTCTGCTACCAATATGTAGACACCTTGTACCCCGGCTTTGAGGGCACCGAGATGTGGAACCCCAACCGTGAGCTGAGCGAGGACTGCCTCTACCTCAATGTGTGGACACCGTACCCCCGGCCTGCGTCCCCCACCCCTGTCCTCGTCTGGATCTACGGGGGTGGCTTCTACAGCGGGGCCTCCTCCCTGGACGTGTATGATGGTCGCTTCCTGGCCCAGGCCGAGGGGACTGTGCTGGTGTCCATGAACTACCGGGTGGGAGCCTTTGGCTTCTTGGCCCTGCCGGGGAGCCGGGAGGCCCCAGGCAATGTGGGTCTACTGGATCAGAGGCTGGCACTGCAGTGGGTGCAGGAGAACGTAGCAGCCTTCGGAGGGGATCCAACGTCAGTGACTCTGTTTGGGGAAAGCGCAGGTGCCGCCTCCGTGGGCATGCACCTGCTGTCCCCACCCAGCCGGGGCCTGTTCCACAGGGCCGTGCTGCAGAGCGGGGCACCCAATGGGCCCTGGGCCACAGTGGGTGTGGGAGAGGCCCGCCGCAGGGCCACGCTGCTGGCCCGCCTCGTGGGCTGTCCGCCTGGTGGGGCTGGTGGCAATGACACAGACCTGGTGGCCTGCCTGCGGACGCGGCCGTCTCAGAATCTGGTGGACCACGAGTGGCACGTGCTGCCTCAGGAAAGCGTCTTCCGCTTCTCCTTCGTGCCTGTGGTGGATGGAGACTTCCTCAGTGACACGCCCGAAGCCCTCATCAATGCTGGAGACTTCCATGGCCTGCAG GTGCTGGTGGGTGTGGTGAAGGATGAGGGATCCTATTTTCTGGTTTACGGGGCCCCAGGCTTCAGCAAAGACAACGAGTCTCTCATCAGCCGGGCCCAGTTCCTGGCCGGGGTGCGGGTCGGGGTCCCCCAGGCAAGTGACCTGGCTGCCGAGGCTGTGGTCCTGCATTACACAGACTGGCTGCACCCTGAGGACCCGGCGCGCCTGAGGGAGGCCATGAGTGATGTGGTGGGCGACCACAACGTCGTGTGCCCCGTAGCCCAGCTGGCTGGGCGACTGGCCGCCCAAGGCGCTCGCGTCTATGCCTACATCTTTGAACACCGTGCATCCACGCTCTCCTGGCCCCTCTGGATGGGGGTGCCCCACGGCTACGAGATCGAGTTTATCTTCGGGCTCCCCCTGGAACCCTCGCTAAACTACACTGTCGAGGAGAGAACTTTTGCCCAACGACTGATGAGATACTGGGCCAACTTCGCCCGCACAGG GGACCCCAATGACCCCCGAGACCCCAAAGCCCCGCAGTGGCCACCATACACGGCGGGAGCGCAGCAGTACGTGAGCCTGAACCTGCGGCCACTAGAGGTGCGGCGGGGGCTGCGCGCCCAGGCCTGCGCCTTCTGGAACCGCTTCCTACCCAAATTGCTCAGCGCCACCG CCTCGGAGGTCCCCTGCACCTGCTCAGGCCCCGACCACGGGGAGGCTGCCCCGAGGCCCAGGCCCGGCCTCCCcctgtccctcctcctcctcctcctcttcctcctcctctcccggCTCCTGCGGCTGTGA
- the ACHE gene encoding acetylcholinesterase isoform X3: protein MRPPWCPLHTPSLASPLLLLLFLLGGGAEAEGSEDPELLVTVRGGRLRGLRLMAPGGPVSAFLGIPFAEPPVGPRRFLPPEPKRPWPGVLNATAFQRVCYQYVDTLYPGFEGTEMWNPNRELSEDCLYLNVWTPYPRPASPTPVLVWIYGGGFYSGASSLDVYDGRFLAQAEGTVLVSMNYRVGAFGFLALPGSREAPGNVGLLDQRLALQWVQENVAAFGGDPTSVTLFGESAGAASVGMHLLSPPSRGLFHRAVLQSGAPNGPWATVGVGEARRRATLLARLVGCPPGGAGGNDTDLVACLRTRPSQNLVDHEWHVLPQESVFRFSFVPVVDGDFLSDTPEALINAGDFHGLQLAGRLAAQGARVYAYIFEHRASTLSWPLWMGVPHGYEIEFIFGLPLEPSLNYTVEERTFAQRLMRYWANFARTGDPNDPRDPKAPQWPPYTAGAQQYVSLNLRPLEVRRGLRAQACAFWNRFLPKLLSATDTLDEAERQWKAEFHRWSSYMVHWKNQFDHYSKQDRCSDL from the exons ATGAGGCCCCCGTGGTGTCCCCTGCACACGCCCTCCCTGGCTTCCCcgctccttctcctcctcttcctcctgggaggaggggcagaggctgAGGGCTCAGAGGACCCAGAGCTGCTGGTGACGGTGCGTGGGGGCCGGCTACGGGGCCTCCGCCTAATGGCCCCTGGGGGCCCTGTCTCTGCTTTTCTGGGCATCCCCTTCGCAGAGCCACCTGTGGGCCCCCGTCGCTTTCTGCCACCAGAGCCCAAGCGGCCCTGGCCAGGGGTGCTGAATGCCACAGCCTTCCAAAGAGTCTGCTACCAATATGTAGACACCTTGTACCCCGGCTTTGAGGGCACCGAGATGTGGAACCCCAACCGTGAGCTGAGCGAGGACTGCCTCTACCTCAATGTGTGGACACCGTACCCCCGGCCTGCGTCCCCCACCCCTGTCCTCGTCTGGATCTACGGGGGTGGCTTCTACAGCGGGGCCTCCTCCCTGGACGTGTATGATGGTCGCTTCCTGGCCCAGGCCGAGGGGACTGTGCTGGTGTCCATGAACTACCGGGTGGGAGCCTTTGGCTTCTTGGCCCTGCCGGGGAGCCGGGAGGCCCCAGGCAATGTGGGTCTACTGGATCAGAGGCTGGCACTGCAGTGGGTGCAGGAGAACGTAGCAGCCTTCGGAGGGGATCCAACGTCAGTGACTCTGTTTGGGGAAAGCGCAGGTGCCGCCTCCGTGGGCATGCACCTGCTGTCCCCACCCAGCCGGGGCCTGTTCCACAGGGCCGTGCTGCAGAGCGGGGCACCCAATGGGCCCTGGGCCACAGTGGGTGTGGGAGAGGCCCGCCGCAGGGCCACGCTGCTGGCCCGCCTCGTGGGCTGTCCGCCTGGTGGGGCTGGTGGCAATGACACAGACCTGGTGGCCTGCCTGCGGACGCGGCCGTCTCAGAATCTGGTGGACCACGAGTGGCACGTGCTGCCTCAGGAAAGCGTCTTCCGCTTCTCCTTCGTGCCTGTGGTGGATGGAGACTTCCTCAGTGACACGCCCGAAGCCCTCATCAATGCTGGAGACTTCCATGGCCTGCAG CTGGCTGGGCGACTGGCCGCCCAAGGCGCTCGCGTCTATGCCTACATCTTTGAACACCGTGCATCCACGCTCTCCTGGCCCCTCTGGATGGGGGTGCCCCACGGCTACGAGATCGAGTTTATCTTCGGGCTCCCCCTGGAACCCTCGCTAAACTACACTGTCGAGGAGAGAACTTTTGCCCAACGACTGATGAGATACTGGGCCAACTTCGCCCGCACAGG GGACCCCAATGACCCCCGAGACCCCAAAGCCCCGCAGTGGCCACCATACACGGCGGGAGCGCAGCAGTACGTGAGCCTGAACCTGCGGCCACTAGAGGTGCGGCGGGGGCTGCGCGCCCAGGCCTGCGCCTTCTGGAACCGCTTCCTACCCAAATTGCTCAGCGCCACCG ACACGCTGGACGAGGCTGAGCGCCAGTGGAAGGCTGAGTTCCACCGCTGGAGCTCCTACATGGTGCACTGGAAGAACCAGTTTGACCATTACAGCAAGCAGGATCGCTGCTCAGACCTGTGA